The nucleotide window CCCGGCGGTAGGCGTACACGACCAACCTGAACGCGGTCGCGAAGCCCGAGTTTGCCGAGAATGCAGGACACGAACGTCTTGACGGTCTCCTGGCTGCTGACGTTGAAGCAGATCGCCGCCGCGTTCGGCGACGTGCCGAGCGACCGCGCCGCTGCGGGTCAATACACCTAGCCCCGCCCTAAATGGCGTTGTCCAGCGTCAGGGTGAGCTCGGCGATCCGCCACCCGCCGTCGGACCGGCACAGGCCGAACGTGTAGACCCCGGTCGAGATCATCTGGATGCTCTCGCCGGTGTCCCTCGTCTGCACCAGATAGGCCCGCACCTCAGCGGTGGCGGCGTCCGTCGTCGTGACCACGACATTGCCCAGGTGGTGCCGCACCCTTCCGGTCTGGGCCGTGTGCCCGTCACGGATAAAGTCGAGCACCGCCGCGCATCCGGCGACCGGGCCGAGCACTCCTTGTCCGGGCATCGTGAAGGTCCAGGTGGTGTCTTCGGTCAGGACCGCTTCCAGCTCGGGCACATTCAGCTCGTCCAGGGCGTGGGCGTAGTGCGCCACCGCCTGCTGGAGTTCGGCGATCACGAGACCACCGTCAGCACGATCTTGCCTTGGAGGTGGCCCTGCGCGGCTCGCGTGTGTGCGCTGCCCGCCTCGGACAGCGGGTAGGTGCTGTCCACTCCGACCTGGAGCTTGCCCTCGTCGAACAGGCGCCCGATCTCGGCGAGCTGGGGGCCGTTGGAACGCACCTGAATGTTCGAGACTGTGATGCCCAGACGCGCCGTCTCTTCCGGGTCGTACTGGGCGAAGAACACCGGAAACATGGTGCCGCCGCGCTTGAGCACGGACAGGAAGCGTGAGCTGTCCGGGCCACCGACGGCGTCGATCACCAGGTCGACACCGCTGACCACGTCCGCGGCCTGCGTCCTGGTGTAGTCGATGAACTCATCGGCGCCGAGCTTGCGCAGGAACTGCTCGTGCCGGCCCGAGGCCACCGCGATGACGTGTGCCCCCTTCCATTTCGCCAGCTGCACCGCGAAGTGGCCCACTCCACCGGCGGCCCCGTTGACCAGCACGGTCATCCCTGGCGTGATCGGCACCGGCTGGTGCACCTGGCCGGTGAAAGGAGACGGCACGTCGTGGCCGAGATCAACCAGGTACTGCCAGGCCGTAAGCACGGCCATCGGCGCCCCAGCCGCCTGCACGTGGTCGATACCGGCCGGCTTGTGAGCCAGGTCCGAAGCCGGCGCGGCCACGTACTCGGCGTATGTCCGGCCGTCGAATCCGGGGAACCGCAGCATGCCGAAGACCTCGTCACCGACGGCGAACCCCAGCACGTCCGGAGCGACCGCCTGGACCACGCCCGACATGTCCGTTCCGGGGATCAGGGGGAACTCCAGCGCCGGCCTCACCTCGGCCGGCATGACCTTCATCCCCTCACGCAGGTACCAGTCCGGCGGGTTGATGCCCGCCGCGTGCACCCGGACGAGCACCTCGCCCGGGCCGATCTCGGGAACCGGCACCTCGTCATACTGCAAAACTTCCGGCCCGCCCGCTTCGTGGAACTGGATCGCCTTCATTGCGCCTGTCGCTTTCTTGGGGAAACGTTGCCCCTTCAGTCAAGGCCCAGGACGGCATGGCCGTCCAAGACCGGTTCGGCAACCCAATCATTCCGAAACGGCATGACGCCTACGCTGGAAGGATGAACGATCTCGGACAGGACCTCGAACTGCGGCTGGTGCGCTACTTCACCGTGGTGGCGGCGCACCAGCACTTCGGCCGGGCCGCCACCGACTTGCACGTGGCCCAGCCGGCGCTGAGCCGCCAGATCCAACGGCTCGAGAAGTATCTCGGCGCACGACTGCTGGACCGCGAACCCAAGGGCACCCGGCTCACTCCGGCCGGCCAGAAGTTCCTCCCCCGTGCCCAAGCCCTGCTGCAGGCTGCCCGCCAGGCCGAGCTGGCCGTGCGTGAACAAGCCGATACCGAACGAATCGCCATCGGCTATGTTGAAGACCTGGTGATCACTGCCGCCGTACGGGAACTGCGCCGCCGTTACCCGGACGCCGAGATCGCCACCCGGTACCTGAGCTGCCGCGACGTCGGGGCGCTGTCCGACAAGCGCGTCGACGCCCTGATCGCGCGGGCCCCGCTGCCGCTCGCCGCCGACGACGTGTTCACCACGCCGCTGTACGAGGAGCCCCGGATGCTCGTGGTCCCGCGCGGCCATCCCTTGGCCGACCGCACGTCGGTGACCGCGGAAGAACTGGCCGGCGAGGAGGCGGCGCCGTGCGCGTTCGAGACCGCGGACTGGACTTCCTACCGGATCCTCGGGGCCGGCGTGCCGCCGATCGAGAGCTACGAGGACAAGCTCGAACTCGTCGCGAGCGGCAGGGCAATCGCCGTGCTACCGGTCGGCGATCGGCGTAGCTCACTGCGTCCCCACCTCGTCACCGTCCCGGTCGAGGGCGCTCCCCCGAGTCAGGTCGTCCTGGTCAGCCGCAAGGGCGACCCGAATCCGATGATCTGGAATCTCCGGCTGGCGGCCAAGGCCACCCTGACCGCCCCGGCAGCCTGACCGGGACCCGCTTGGCACTGAACTGCCCCAAGCCGTGCTCACGCGCGCTGTGTTCGTCGCGTATCTGCCGGTATCGCTCGGGGTCAGGTTGTGCCGGATCAGCGTCCGACCCCATGGAACGGCGATCAAGTACGCCGTCTCGACCAGGAACCGTTGCCGTATCGCGTGAGGGTGCAGGGAAGCTTCAGATCCGACCAGGTCAACGACGATGCGGGTCAGGGGGAGGGCGTAGAGGCGGACGAGAGCAGCCGCGACACGGACCTCCAGAGTCAACGCCGTGTCGTTGAAGCAGCGCAGCAGCTCCTTTCGGTGCTTGTCCTCGACCTGGAAGTGGCCTGGGAGTTGGGCGGCTGGGTGCTTCTGCTGTCGATCTGCGTGCCGAACCGGTCGACGAGGTGCTCGACCGGGTCGAGCGGTCTTTGGACGTTCGTTTGGAGCGGGGGAGTGTGGTGCGTAAGCGTCGCTCGGTCGGCGCGCGTACGGACCGCGGGACCTGGGTGCGGTTGGAGCGCCGGCCTTTGGCGCGGATCGATGGCCAGGGGTGGAACGGCACGGAGGCCGCGGCAGCGCTGGGGGGCGTCGCTATGCCGCGGTGGCTGGCCGGCGTCGCGTGGCGGGACGCGTCAGGCGAGGCCCTGCCCCGTGCGGTGCCGCCCTGCGGCGGCGGTGCGTCAGCTCTGTGCGGTGTCGTCGCCTGTCTGCCCAGCGCCCTCGGCTGCGCCTGCCTTCTCGCGCATCTTGCGCACCAGCTCCGCCTTCTGGTCGGCGGCACCCTGGCGGTCGAGGTTGCGGTGCGGACCGTTGTTCTGCCGTTCGGCGCGGGACAGCCTCTTGCGCCGGCCGCCGCCCATGCCCACGGGGTTGTTGATGTTCTTGCTCACGGGTTCTCCCAGGACGATGTGAAGTGATCTACGGATTCATCGGTGGGGGACAGGCGCGGCATCGTCGAAGGACGTCAGCAGGGGCCCGTCACGCTCTCACTCGTCAATCGGCGTCTGGAAGAACATGACAAAGACATTACCCGGTTCCGTCGGCCCCGCACACCAAACTCTTCGCCGCCCCGGCGTCGGCCGGGCCTTCAGCGAGCGCCCCGGGTCAGGCGTTTCCTTCCGGGAACATCAGCACAGCCAGCACCCGCCGGTGGTCGCCGCCCGCCCGGGGCAGGTCCAGATGGGCGTTACTGGCCGCCGCGGGCGTTGCCGATGGCCGCGAGCACACTGACGGCATGAGCATTCAGGAGAAGTCGAAGGCGATTGCCGGGTCTCAGCCCCCCGACCCCAACGAAGCCCCTGCCGGCGGAATCGGCCTTTCGCCAGGGAGAGTTGCCGGGGCCCTTCATATAGAGGGAAGGCGTCGGCGTCCCGCCACCGCCTGTCAGTCTGCTGATGTAGCTACTGATGCCGCTCCGCGCCGGTCGCCTTCACGGCAGGTCACATTACGTCGCGGTGACCGATGCCCTTCCGAAGCGTGCTGCCTAGTGTCGTGTCGTTCCTGGCAGTAACGAATCGAAGGCGGGGCCCGATGCGTCGGCTCACGTATTTCATCGGCTACAGCATCGACGGCTTCATCGCCGGTCCAGAAGGTCAGTACGACTCCTCCTGCTTCGACGGCGACCTCAAGGCCGCGATTCTCGCCGAGTTCCCGGAAACCATCCCGGCCCACCTCCGTAAATTGCTGGGCATCGCCGGCACGGCGAACAGGAAATTCGACACGGTCCTCATGGGGCGCGGCGCCTACGAGGCCGGGCTGCAGGGCGAAGCCACCAGTCCCTATCCCCATCTCCGGCAGTACGTGTTCTCCTCGTCCCTGACGCGGCCCCGTCCTGAGGTCAATGTCGTGGCCGACGACCCGGTGGAGTTCGTCCGCGGGCTGAAGCAGCAGCCGGGCATATCCATCTGGCTGAGCGGCGGCGCCGTGCTGGCAGGGCAACTGCTGGGGGAAGTGGATGAGTTGACCGTCATCCGCTACCCAGTGGTGTTCGGAGACGGCATTCCTCTGTTCCGCACCGCATTCGACCCTGCCGGCTTCACCCTGACCGGTTCCCGGGTCTTCACCACCGGCGCGACCCTCACCACGTACACCAAGCAGTAGGAGAACCTGTGCTGTTCCGACCCACGACCGAGGCCGATACCCGGCGCGTCGTCGACGTGATCGTCGATGAGCCCGTCGGCTGGATAGGCGCCGACCGCTACCTGGCCGAGAAACGGCAGGGAATGTACCGCCCGGAGTGGACCTGGATCGCCGAAGACAGCAGGCGGGTACGAGCCCGTGCCCTGTGGTGGGGGCAGTCGGACAGCGCTCACCCCGTCGCCCTGGACTGCCTTCACGTCGACCCCGCACTTGGCGACCGTGCGGAAGTGGCGGCCGGGCTACTGGCTGCCGGGCTGCAGGCGTTCGCCGCTCAGGGCGCGCCCAAGCCTCCGCTGTACAACCTGACGCTGTCCGTCAACTGGCGTGACAATCCAGCCGCGGCGGCAGCCGT belongs to Streptomyces sp. NBC_01454 and includes:
- a CDS encoding nuclear transport factor 2 family protein, with the protein product MIAELQQAVAHYAHALDELNVPELEAVLTEDTTWTFTMPGQGVLGPVAGCAAVLDFIRDGHTAQTGRVRHHLGNVVVTTTDAATAEVRAYLVQTRDTGESIQMISTGVYTFGLCRSDGGWRIAELTLTLDNAI
- a CDS encoding NADP-dependent oxidoreductase; this encodes MKAIQFHEAGGPEVLQYDEVPVPEIGPGEVLVRVHAAGINPPDWYLREGMKVMPAEVRPALEFPLIPGTDMSGVVQAVAPDVLGFAVGDEVFGMLRFPGFDGRTYAEYVAAPASDLAHKPAGIDHVQAAGAPMAVLTAWQYLVDLGHDVPSPFTGQVHQPVPITPGMTVLVNGAAGGVGHFAVQLAKWKGAHVIAVASGRHEQFLRKLGADEFIDYTRTQAADVVSGVDLVIDAVGGPDSSRFLSVLKRGGTMFPVFFAQYDPEETARLGITVSNIQVRSNGPQLAEIGRLFDEGKLQVGVDSTYPLSEAGSAHTRAAQGHLQGKIVLTVVS
- a CDS encoding LysR family transcriptional regulator, with protein sequence MNDLGQDLELRLVRYFTVVAAHQHFGRAATDLHVAQPALSRQIQRLEKYLGARLLDREPKGTRLTPAGQKFLPRAQALLQAARQAELAVREQADTERIAIGYVEDLVITAAVRELRRRYPDAEIATRYLSCRDVGALSDKRVDALIARAPLPLAADDVFTTPLYEEPRMLVVPRGHPLADRTSVTAEELAGEEAAPCAFETADWTSYRILGAGVPPIESYEDKLELVASGRAIAVLPVGDRRSSLRPHLVTVPVEGAPPSQVVLVSRKGDPNPMIWNLRLAAKATLTAPAA
- a CDS encoding DUF6243 family protein — its product is MSKNINNPVGMGGGRRKRLSRAERQNNGPHRNLDRQGAADQKAELVRKMREKAGAAEGAGQTGDDTAQS
- a CDS encoding dihydrofolate reductase family protein encodes the protein MRRLTYFIGYSIDGFIAGPEGQYDSSCFDGDLKAAILAEFPETIPAHLRKLLGIAGTANRKFDTVLMGRGAYEAGLQGEATSPYPHLRQYVFSSSLTRPRPEVNVVADDPVEFVRGLKQQPGISIWLSGGAVLAGQLLGEVDELTVIRYPVVFGDGIPLFRTAFDPAGFTLTGSRVFTTGATLTTYTKQ